The following coding sequences lie in one Mus musculus strain C57BL/6J chromosome 11, GRCm38.p6 C57BL/6J genomic window:
- the Aldh3a1 gene encoding aldehyde dehydrogenase, dimeric NADP-preferring isoform X2 encodes MSNISSIVNRARDAFNSGKTRPLQFRVEQLEALQRMINENLKGISKALASNLRKNEWTSYYEEVAHVLDEIDFTIKGLSDWAEDEPVAKTRQTQEDDLYIHSEPLGVVLVIGAWNYPFNLTIQPMVGAIAAGNAVVLKPSEVSDHMADLLSTLIPQYMDKDLYPVIKGGVPETTELLKEKFDHIMYTGSTAVGKIVMAAAAKHLTPVTLELGGKSPCYVDKDCDLDVACRRIAWGKFMNSGQTCVAPDYILCDPSIQNEIVEKLKKSLKDFYGEDAKQSHDYGRIINDRHFQRVINLIDSKKVAHGGTWDQPSRYIAPTILVDVDPQSPVMQEEIFGPVMPIVCVRSLDEAIKFINQREKPLALYVFSNNDKVIKKMIAETSSGGVTANDVIVHITVPTLPFGGVGNSGMGAYHGKKSFETFSHRRSCLVRSLRNEEANKARYPPSPAKMPRH; translated from the exons ATGAGCAATATCAGTAGCATCGTGAACCGGGCCCGTGATGCCTTTAACTCAGGCAAGACTCGACCGCTGCAGTTCCGGGTTGAGCAGCTGGAGGCGTTGCAGCGCATGATCAACGAGAACTTGAAAGGCATCTCCAAGGCGCTGGCCTCTAACCTGCGCAAG AATGAATGGACCTCCTACTACGAGGAGGTGGCTCACGTGCTGGACGAAATCGATTTCACGATTAAGGGGCTCTCCGATTGGGCTGAGGACGAGCCTGTGGCAAAGACTCGTCAGACCCAGGAAGATGACCTCTACATCCACTCGGAGCCCCTGGGCGTGGTCCTTGTCATAGGTGCTTGGAACTACCCATTCAACCTCACCAttcagcccatggtgggtgcCATCGCTGCAG GAAATGCTGTGGTCCTCAAGCCCTCGGAAGTGAGTGATCACATGGCAGACCTGCTTTCAACACTTATCCCTCAGTATATGGACAAG GATCTGTACCCAGTGATCAAAGGGGGTGTCCCTGAAACCACGGAGCTGCTCAAAGAGAAGTTTGACCACATCATGTACACAGGGAGCACGGCTGTAGGAAAGATCGTCATGGCGGCTGCCGccaagcatctgacccctgtcaCCTTGGAGCTTGGAGGAAAGAGCCCTTGTTACGTAGACAAGGACTGTGATCTAGATGTGGCTTGCCG GCGTATTGCTTGGGGAAAGTTTATGAACAGTGGCCAGACCTGTGTGGCCCCAGACTACATCCTCTGTGACCCCTCCATTCAGAATGAAATTGTGGAGAAGCTCAAAAAGTCACTGAAA GATTTCTATGGGGAAGATGCTAAGCAGTCCCATGACTATGGGAGGATCATCAACGACCGGCACTTCCAGCGGGTCATAAATCTGATTGACAGCAAGAAAGTAGCCCATGGAGGCACCTGGGATCAGCCTTCACGATACATAG ctcccaccATCCTAGTGGATGTGGACCCCCAGTCCCCGGTGATGCAGGAGGAGATCTTTGGGCCGGTGATGCCCATTGTGTGTGTTCGAAGCTTGGATGAGGCCATTAAATTTATCAACCAGCGCGAGAAGCCCCTGGCACTCTATGTGTTCTCCAACAATGACAAG GTGATCAAGAAAATGATCGCAGAGACATCAAGCGGTGGAGTGACAGCCAATGACGTCATTGTTCACATCACTGTGCCCACTTTGCCCTTTGGGGGTGTGG GGAACAGCGGCATGGGGGCCTACCATGGCAAGAAAAGCTTCGAGACCTTTTCCCACCGCCGCTCTTGCCTGGTGAGGTCTCTGCGGAATGAAGAAGCTAACAAGGCCAGGTATCCCCCAAGCCCAGCCAAG ATGCCCCGGCATTGA
- the Aldh3a1 gene encoding aldehyde dehydrogenase, dimeric NADP-preferring isoform X1: MSNISSIVNRARDAFNSGKTRPLQFRVEQLEALQRMINENLKGISKALASNLRKNEWTSYYEEVAHVLDEIDFTIKGLSDWAEDEPVAKTRQTQEDDLYIHSEPLGVVLVIGAWNYPFNLTIQPMVGAIAAGNAVVLKPSEVSDHMADLLSTLIPQYMDKDLYPVIKGGVPETTELLKEKFDHIMYTGSTAVGKIVMAAAAKHLTPVTLELGGKSPCYVDKDCDLDVACRRIAWGKFMNSGQTCVAPDYILCDPSIQNEIVEKLKKSLKDFYGEDAKQSHDYGRIINDRHFQRVINLIDSKKVAHGGTWDQPSRYIAPTILVDVDPQSPVMQEEIFGPVMPIVCVRSLDEAIKFINQREKPLALYVFSNNDKVIKKMIAETSSGGVTANDVIVHITVPTLPFGGVGNSGMGAYHGKKSFETFSHRRSCLVRSLRNEEANKARYPPSPAKQMPRH, translated from the exons ATGAGCAATATCAGTAGCATCGTGAACCGGGCCCGTGATGCCTTTAACTCAGGCAAGACTCGACCGCTGCAGTTCCGGGTTGAGCAGCTGGAGGCGTTGCAGCGCATGATCAACGAGAACTTGAAAGGCATCTCCAAGGCGCTGGCCTCTAACCTGCGCAAG AATGAATGGACCTCCTACTACGAGGAGGTGGCTCACGTGCTGGACGAAATCGATTTCACGATTAAGGGGCTCTCCGATTGGGCTGAGGACGAGCCTGTGGCAAAGACTCGTCAGACCCAGGAAGATGACCTCTACATCCACTCGGAGCCCCTGGGCGTGGTCCTTGTCATAGGTGCTTGGAACTACCCATTCAACCTCACCAttcagcccatggtgggtgcCATCGCTGCAG GAAATGCTGTGGTCCTCAAGCCCTCGGAAGTGAGTGATCACATGGCAGACCTGCTTTCAACACTTATCCCTCAGTATATGGACAAG GATCTGTACCCAGTGATCAAAGGGGGTGTCCCTGAAACCACGGAGCTGCTCAAAGAGAAGTTTGACCACATCATGTACACAGGGAGCACGGCTGTAGGAAAGATCGTCATGGCGGCTGCCGccaagcatctgacccctgtcaCCTTGGAGCTTGGAGGAAAGAGCCCTTGTTACGTAGACAAGGACTGTGATCTAGATGTGGCTTGCCG GCGTATTGCTTGGGGAAAGTTTATGAACAGTGGCCAGACCTGTGTGGCCCCAGACTACATCCTCTGTGACCCCTCCATTCAGAATGAAATTGTGGAGAAGCTCAAAAAGTCACTGAAA GATTTCTATGGGGAAGATGCTAAGCAGTCCCATGACTATGGGAGGATCATCAACGACCGGCACTTCCAGCGGGTCATAAATCTGATTGACAGCAAGAAAGTAGCCCATGGAGGCACCTGGGATCAGCCTTCACGATACATAG ctcccaccATCCTAGTGGATGTGGACCCCCAGTCCCCGGTGATGCAGGAGGAGATCTTTGGGCCGGTGATGCCCATTGTGTGTGTTCGAAGCTTGGATGAGGCCATTAAATTTATCAACCAGCGCGAGAAGCCCCTGGCACTCTATGTGTTCTCCAACAATGACAAG GTGATCAAGAAAATGATCGCAGAGACATCAAGCGGTGGAGTGACAGCCAATGACGTCATTGTTCACATCACTGTGCCCACTTTGCCCTTTGGGGGTGTGG GGAACAGCGGCATGGGGGCCTACCATGGCAAGAAAAGCTTCGAGACCTTTTCCCACCGCCGCTCTTGCCTGGTGAGGTCTCTGCGGAATGAAGAAGCTAACAAGGCCAGGTATCCCCCAAGCCCAGCCAAG CAGATGCCCCGGCATTGA